A genomic stretch from Paraburkholderia dioscoreae includes:
- a CDS encoding porin — protein sequence MKRIALSTLSLALLGVTGVAHAQSSVTLYGLIDESVQFAHNTVDASGKNANQVGLVGGNLQGDRWGLKGTEDLGGGLKAIFQLENGFDLNTGKLGQGGKMFGRQAYVGLTGDQWGTFTLGRQYDPLVDMVQPLTADNYFGSTFATPGDVDNNDNSSRTNNAIKYTSPVWGGFQFEGMYALGGVAGQTGSGQTWSGAATYATGPFSVAAGYFRADNGNTLASRTSAGSVGWNGSTSDGTFDNQVNGAYVAAKSIGIASVAVQYVTGPFTANLRYSNAQYKPDANSGFGSTEKYNIGAAYLGYQATPAMLVGVGYTYTKASGDSGATYHQVSLGGDYNLSKRTDIYLVGAYQHASGQQRAADGTLVNAGAAIGSYSYNSASSSQELVSLGIRHKF from the coding sequence ATGAAACGAATCGCACTGTCTACCCTCTCGCTGGCGCTCCTCGGCGTCACTGGCGTCGCACACGCTCAAAGCAGCGTTACCCTGTACGGCTTGATCGATGAATCGGTTCAGTTCGCCCACAACACGGTCGACGCTTCCGGCAAGAACGCGAATCAGGTCGGCCTGGTCGGCGGCAACCTGCAAGGCGATCGTTGGGGCTTGAAAGGCACCGAAGATCTCGGCGGCGGCCTGAAGGCGATTTTCCAATTGGAAAACGGCTTTGACCTCAACACCGGCAAGCTGGGTCAAGGCGGCAAGATGTTCGGTCGTCAAGCCTACGTCGGCCTGACGGGCGATCAATGGGGTACGTTCACGCTGGGTCGTCAATACGATCCGCTGGTCGACATGGTTCAGCCGCTGACGGCTGACAACTACTTCGGTTCGACCTTCGCCACGCCGGGCGACGTCGACAACAACGACAACTCCTCGCGCACGAACAACGCCATCAAGTACACCTCGCCGGTGTGGGGCGGCTTCCAGTTCGAAGGCATGTACGCTCTGGGCGGCGTGGCTGGCCAGACGGGTTCGGGCCAAACGTGGTCGGGCGCTGCAACGTACGCAACGGGTCCGTTCAGCGTTGCTGCCGGCTACTTCCGCGCAGACAACGGCAACACGCTGGCTAGCCGCACGTCGGCAGGCTCGGTGGGCTGGAACGGCAGCACGTCGGACGGCACGTTCGACAACCAGGTCAACGGTGCCTACGTGGCAGCCAAGTCGATCGGCATCGCTTCGGTCGCCGTGCAATACGTCACGGGCCCGTTCACGGCCAACCTGCGCTACAGCAACGCGCAGTACAAGCCGGACGCGAACTCGGGCTTCGGTTCGACCGAGAAGTACAACATCGGCGCCGCATACCTGGGTTACCAGGCAACGCCGGCAATGCTGGTTGGCGTGGGCTATACCTACACCAAGGCTAGCGGCGATTCGGGCGCAACGTATCACCAGGTCTCCCTGGGCGGCGACTACAACCTGTCGAAGCGCACGGACATCTACCTGGTTGGCGCATATCAGCACGCAAGCGGCCAGCAACGCGCCGCGGACGGCACGCTGGTCAATGCAGGCGCAGCAATCGGTTCGTATAGCTACAACTCGGCTTCCAGCTCGCAAGAACTGGTCAGCCTGGGCATCCGCCACAAGTTCTAA
- a CDS encoding peptide MFS transporter — translation MNSSNPPGARVSQTRSFSTVFLIEMWERFGYYGMAALLVLFMIDKLQFSDSHATLTWGAFTALVYASPSIGGWIGDKILGARRTMIFGAGVLSVGYFMLALPNDQLAYMYASLGVIVVGNGLFKANAANLVRRIYEGDDARIDSAFTIYYMAVNIGSTVSMLATPWIKDHWGWHTAFAVCCAGMLLSVLNYFVMFRTLAHIGSAPDAEPVRWKRVGAVALGGLALGAATMFVLQHKAIAVACVYTAGVAILAIFGYMLVKCERSERSGLVAALILTAQVILFFVFYVQMSTSLTLFALRNVDPRFILFGQTWFTWSAAQFQALNPIWIMLLSPLLALLYTKLAKSGKDVPVAVKYAFGFAVVAAGFFVYAASGNYAVNGRVSSWFMVGGYGLYSLGELLVSGLGLAMIARYVPARMSGFMMGAYFVATGVSQYLGSVVANFAQMPAGDMDPLESLPLYTKLFTGLGWLAAVGALVAVLLLPLMRKLSREHQRCSDEARESARQTAALNGVVAE, via the coding sequence ATGAATTCATCCAATCCGCCCGGCGCGCGCGTGTCGCAGACCCGTTCGTTTTCGACGGTCTTTCTGATCGAGATGTGGGAGCGCTTCGGTTACTACGGTATGGCCGCGCTGCTGGTCCTGTTCATGATCGACAAGCTGCAGTTCAGCGACAGCCACGCCACCCTCACGTGGGGCGCATTCACGGCACTGGTGTATGCGTCACCTTCGATCGGCGGCTGGATCGGCGACAAGATTCTCGGTGCGCGCCGCACCATGATCTTCGGCGCCGGCGTGCTGTCGGTCGGCTATTTCATGCTGGCGCTGCCCAACGACCAGCTCGCCTACATGTACGCGTCGCTCGGCGTGATCGTGGTGGGCAACGGCCTCTTCAAGGCCAACGCCGCGAATCTCGTGCGCCGTATCTATGAGGGCGACGACGCGCGCATCGACAGCGCGTTCACGATTTACTACATGGCGGTCAACATCGGCTCGACGGTGTCGATGCTCGCCACGCCGTGGATCAAGGACCATTGGGGCTGGCACACGGCGTTTGCCGTCTGCTGCGCGGGAATGCTGCTGTCGGTGCTGAACTACTTCGTCATGTTCCGCACGCTCGCGCATATCGGCTCCGCGCCGGACGCCGAACCGGTGCGCTGGAAACGCGTCGGCGCGGTCGCGCTGGGCGGCCTCGCGCTCGGCGCGGCGACCATGTTCGTGCTGCAGCACAAGGCGATCGCGGTGGCCTGCGTGTACACGGCGGGCGTCGCGATTCTGGCGATCTTCGGCTACATGCTGGTGAAGTGCGAACGCTCGGAGCGTTCCGGTCTGGTTGCCGCGCTGATCCTGACCGCGCAGGTGATCCTGTTCTTCGTGTTCTACGTGCAGATGTCGACCTCGCTCACGCTGTTCGCGCTGCGCAACGTCGATCCGCGTTTCATCCTGTTCGGCCAGACGTGGTTCACGTGGAGCGCCGCGCAATTCCAGGCGCTCAACCCGATCTGGATCATGTTGCTGAGCCCGCTGCTCGCGCTGCTTTATACGAAACTCGCGAAGAGCGGCAAGGACGTGCCTGTAGCGGTGAAGTACGCGTTCGGTTTCGCCGTGGTCGCGGCCGGCTTCTTCGTCTACGCGGCGAGCGGAAATTACGCGGTGAACGGGCGCGTGTCGTCGTGGTTCATGGTGGGCGGCTACGGCCTGTATTCGCTCGGCGAACTGCTGGTGAGCGGTCTCGGGCTCGCCATGATCGCGCGCTACGTACCGGCGCGCATGAGCGGTTTCATGATGGGCGCGTACTTCGTCGCGACCGGCGTGTCGCAATATCTGGGCAGCGTGGTTGCGAATTTCGCGCAGATGCCGGCGGGTGACATGGATCCGCTCGAATCGTTGCCGCTTTACACCAAGCTGTTCACCGGGTTGGGCTGGCTCGCGGCGGTAGGCGCGCTGGTGGCGGTCCTGCTATTGCCGTTGATGCGCAAGCTGTCGCGCGAACATCAGCGTTGCAGCGACGAAGCCCGCGAGAGCGCACGGCAAACCGCGGCACTGAACGGCGTGGTAGCGGAGTAA
- a CDS encoding circularly permuted type 2 ATP-grasp protein translates to MRCYDEMRHHDDAVRPHYARFERWLVKQGNEAIARKRAEADLLFRRVGITFAVNGDLSGTERLIPFDLIPRIIPRSEWQTLEAGLRQRVQALNLFIHDVYHDRNIVRAGIVPAEQVYTNAQYRPEMQGVNVPLGVYAHIAGVDVVRAGDEGEFYVLEDNLRVPSGVSYMLENRKMMMRLFPELFVQNRIAPVAHYPDLLLDTLRSVAPEGVDDPVVVVLTPGMYNSAYFEHTFLAQQMGVELVEGKDLFVDDNYVFMRTTQGPKRVDVIYRRVDDDFLDPLAFRNDSALGVPGLLTAYRAGRVALANAMGTGIADDKSIYPYVPEMIEFYLGEKPILNNVPTFQCRKPDDLAYTLAHLPELVVKEVHGAGGYGMLVGPASTKAEIEAFRERLIARPGGYIAQPTLALSACPTFVESGIAPRHIDLRPFVLSGKTVTMVAGGLTRVALQEGSLVVNSSQGGGTKDTWMVD, encoded by the coding sequence ATGCGATGCTATGACGAGATGCGTCATCATGACGATGCCGTGCGGCCACACTACGCGCGCTTTGAGCGGTGGCTGGTGAAGCAGGGCAACGAGGCGATCGCACGCAAGCGTGCGGAAGCCGACCTGCTGTTTCGCCGGGTCGGCATTACCTTCGCGGTGAACGGCGACCTGTCCGGCACCGAGCGGCTGATTCCCTTCGACCTGATTCCGCGCATCATTCCGCGCAGCGAATGGCAGACGCTGGAGGCCGGTTTGCGCCAGCGGGTGCAGGCGCTCAATCTGTTCATCCACGACGTCTATCACGATCGCAACATCGTGCGCGCCGGCATCGTGCCGGCCGAGCAGGTCTATACCAACGCGCAATACCGGCCTGAAATGCAGGGTGTGAATGTGCCGCTCGGTGTTTACGCGCATATCGCCGGTGTGGACGTAGTGCGCGCGGGCGACGAAGGCGAGTTCTACGTGCTCGAAGACAACCTGCGCGTGCCGTCGGGCGTGTCCTACATGCTCGAAAACCGCAAGATGATGATGCGGCTGTTCCCCGAACTGTTCGTGCAGAACCGCATTGCGCCGGTCGCGCATTATCCCGATCTGCTGCTCGATACGCTGCGCTCGGTCGCGCCCGAAGGCGTCGACGATCCGGTCGTGGTGGTGCTCACGCCGGGCATGTACAACTCGGCGTATTTCGAGCACACCTTCCTCGCGCAGCAGATGGGCGTGGAACTGGTGGAAGGCAAGGATCTGTTCGTCGACGACAACTATGTGTTCATGCGCACCACGCAGGGACCGAAGCGCGTCGACGTGATTTACCGCCGCGTCGACGACGATTTTCTCGATCCGCTCGCTTTCCGCAACGACTCGGCGCTCGGCGTGCCGGGTCTGCTGACGGCGTACCGCGCCGGGCGCGTAGCGCTGGCGAATGCAATGGGCACCGGCATTGCCGACGACAAATCGATCTACCCGTACGTGCCGGAAATGATCGAGTTTTATCTCGGCGAGAAGCCGATCCTCAACAACGTGCCCACGTTCCAGTGCCGCAAGCCGGACGATCTGGCATACACGCTCGCGCATCTGCCGGAACTGGTGGTCAAGGAGGTGCACGGCGCGGGCGGCTACGGCATGCTCGTCGGGCCGGCTTCGACGAAGGCCGAAATCGAAGCCTTCCGCGAACGTCTGATTGCGCGTCCGGGCGGGTATATCGCGCAGCCCACGCTGGCGCTCTCCGCGTGCCCGACGTTCGTCGAAAGCGGCATCGCGCCGCGCCATATCGACTTGCGTCCGTTCGTGCTGTCCGGTAAGACCGTCACGATGGTCGCCGGCGGACTCACGCGCGTGGCGTTGCAGGAGGGCTCGCTCGTCGTCAATTCGTCGCAGGGAGGCGGGACCAAAGATACATGGATGGTCGACTGA
- a CDS encoding proteasome-type protease — MTYCVAMSVDDGLVFLSDTRTNAGVDHISTARKMSVFEQPGERMLVLLGAGNLSLTQAVLHELSEPADPSQPTLWSAPTMADAARVIGRAVRCVHQREAEALQEFGVDFNCSFILGGQIAGNRPRLFMIYAAGNFIEASAVNPYFQIGEAKYGKPIIDRVLTPSTPLDEAAKCALVSMDSTLRSNLSVGLPLDLLVYQKDALRVTRFVSIDHDNAYFEMIHRTWGERLRQVFGEIPDPDWQDSPNVPLLQRERALVLYRAPVGADGIEHELHAKPAQTLAQAEKGKSQRR; from the coding sequence ATGACTTACTGTGTCGCGATGTCCGTCGACGACGGTCTCGTGTTCCTCTCGGACACGCGCACCAATGCGGGCGTCGATCACATCAGCACCGCGCGCAAGATGTCGGTATTCGAGCAGCCGGGCGAGCGCATGCTCGTCCTGCTGGGCGCCGGCAATCTGTCGCTTACCCAGGCGGTGCTGCACGAACTGTCGGAACCCGCGGATCCGTCCCAACCCACGCTCTGGAGCGCGCCCACCATGGCCGACGCGGCCCGCGTGATCGGCCGCGCGGTGCGGTGCGTGCATCAGCGCGAGGCCGAAGCGTTGCAGGAATTCGGCGTCGATTTCAATTGCAGCTTTATTCTCGGCGGGCAGATCGCCGGCAACCGGCCGCGCCTGTTCATGATCTACGCGGCGGGCAATTTCATCGAGGCGTCGGCGGTGAATCCGTATTTCCAGATCGGCGAGGCGAAGTACGGCAAGCCGATCATCGACCGCGTGCTCACGCCGTCCACGCCGCTCGACGAGGCCGCCAAGTGCGCGCTGGTCTCCATGGACTCCACGCTGCGCTCGAACCTGTCGGTCGGGTTGCCGCTCGATCTGCTGGTCTATCAGAAGGATGCGCTGCGCGTCACGCGTTTCGTCTCGATCGATCACGACAACGCGTACTTCGAGATGATTCACCGTACGTGGGGTGAGCGGCTGCGCCAGGTGTTCGGCGAGATTCCCGACCCGGACTGGCAGGATTCGCCGAACGTGCCGTTGCTGCAGCGCGAGCGGGCGCTGGTGCTGTATCGCGCGCCGGTGGGCGCCGACGGCATCGAGCATGAACTCCACGCGAAGCCCGCGCAGACGCTGGCGCAGGCGGAGAAGGGCAAATCGCAGCGCAGGTAG
- a CDS encoding HU family DNA-binding protein, whose translation MPTSAKKVAKKAAAPVPTKKVAAKKVPAKKAVAAKKVAVKASSAPSPIKDTFTKASLAAHVAERAAVEPKTAKAVLAALEDTILGAVHKKGAGEFTLSGLLKIVVQAVPAKKKRFGKDPFSGEERWFPAKPASVRIKARPLKKLKDAAAG comes from the coding sequence ATGCCGACTTCCGCAAAAAAGGTGGCCAAGAAGGCTGCTGCCCCGGTACCGACCAAGAAGGTTGCTGCAAAGAAAGTTCCTGCGAAGAAGGCCGTCGCAGCTAAGAAGGTCGCCGTGAAGGCGTCCAGCGCTCCCTCGCCGATCAAGGACACCTTCACGAAGGCCTCGCTGGCTGCACATGTCGCTGAACGCGCCGCTGTGGAACCGAAGACCGCCAAGGCCGTTCTGGCTGCGCTCGAAGACACCATCCTCGGCGCAGTGCATAAGAAGGGCGCTGGCGAATTCACGCTGTCGGGTCTTCTGAAGATCGTCGTGCAAGCTGTGCCGGCGAAGAAGAAGCGCTTCGGCAAAGACCCGTTCTCGGGTGAAGAGCGTTGGTTCCCGGCCAAGCCGGCTAGCGTGCGCATCAAGGCACGTCCGCTGAAGAAGCTAAAAGACGCTGCTGCAGGCTGA
- a CDS encoding cupin domain-containing protein, with translation MVTTIQKSNPALEIGSKIRALRQRLKRTLDDTATAAGISKPFLSQVERGLASPSITSLAGIANALGVTVQYFVDTPSEERCVSRGDQLRFFGFADSANLFARLTNVTGGRQLEAILVRMPPGQKRSEVTTHAGEEFMYVIDGEVSLTLEGKTFVLHAGDSAHYESTVPHSWVNTARIESVVVWVGTPRLF, from the coding sequence ATGGTCACGACAATTCAAAAGAGCAATCCGGCACTAGAAATCGGCAGCAAGATCCGCGCGCTGCGGCAACGCCTCAAGCGCACGCTGGATGACACGGCAACCGCGGCGGGTATTTCCAAGCCGTTTCTGTCGCAGGTGGAGCGTGGTCTCGCGTCGCCGTCCATCACGTCGTTGGCGGGGATCGCAAACGCACTCGGGGTCACGGTGCAGTATTTCGTCGACACACCCAGCGAGGAACGCTGCGTGAGCCGCGGCGATCAGTTGAGGTTTTTCGGTTTTGCGGATTCGGCCAATCTGTTTGCGCGGCTGACCAACGTGACGGGCGGCCGTCAACTCGAAGCGATCCTGGTGAGGATGCCGCCCGGGCAGAAGCGCTCCGAAGTCACCACGCATGCCGGAGAAGAGTTTATGTATGTGATCGACGGCGAAGTGTCGTTGACACTGGAAGGCAAGACGTTCGTGTTGCACGCGGGAGACAGCGCGCATTACGAATCGACGGTACCGCACAGCTGGGTGAACACCGCGCGCATCGAGTCGGTGGTCGTCTGGGTGGGCACGCCAAGACTGTTCTGA
- a CDS encoding alpha-E domain-containing protein, translating to MLSRTADHLFWMARYMERAENTARMLDINLKALLLPQTPEQEARAQRSVLRISELETAFAQRYDEPTREHVLDFMVADATNPSSIHSCLQAARENARAVRGTLTTEWWETINDTWLEFNERISSGQAANNPGALFEWVKFRSHLSRGVTIGTALQDDAFFFTQLGTYLERADNTARILDVRFADVEPNSRDAARQLEDFYYWTSILSSVSALEIYRKVYRDVVTPARVVELMILNQQMPRSLLASLEGVCANLAMLRTSGSNQCERFAGKLRAELVYSDIRQIFEAGLHAYLTQFLARVFELGNLVARTYLMLPVA from the coding sequence ATGCTAAGCCGAACCGCCGATCACCTTTTCTGGATGGCCCGCTACATGGAGCGCGCGGAGAACACCGCCCGCATGCTCGATATCAACCTGAAGGCGCTGCTATTGCCGCAGACGCCCGAACAGGAGGCGCGCGCACAACGCTCGGTGCTGCGCATTTCCGAACTCGAAACCGCGTTTGCGCAACGCTACGACGAACCGACCCGCGAGCACGTGCTCGATTTCATGGTGGCGGACGCGACCAATCCGTCGAGCATTCACTCGTGTTTGCAGGCCGCGCGCGAAAACGCCCGCGCGGTGCGTGGCACCTTGACGACCGAGTGGTGGGAAACCATCAACGATACGTGGCTCGAATTCAACGAGCGCATTTCGTCCGGACAGGCGGCGAACAATCCCGGCGCGCTGTTCGAATGGGTGAAGTTCCGCTCGCACCTCTCGCGTGGCGTGACGATCGGCACCGCGCTGCAGGACGACGCATTCTTCTTCACGCAACTCGGCACCTATCTGGAGCGCGCCGACAACACCGCGCGGATTCTCGACGTGCGCTTTGCCGACGTCGAACCGAATTCACGCGACGCCGCGCGCCAGCTCGAAGATTTTTATTACTGGACCTCGATTCTGAGCTCGGTGTCGGCGCTGGAGATCTATCGCAAGGTGTATCGCGACGTCGTCACGCCGGCGCGCGTGGTCGAACTGATGATCCTGAATCAGCAGATGCCGCGTTCGCTGCTGGCGTCGCTCGAAGGCGTCTGCGCGAATCTGGCGATGCTGCGCACCTCGGGTTCGAACCAGTGCGAGCGGTTCGCCGGCAAACTGCGCGCCGAACTTGTGTATTCCGACATCCGGCAGATTTTCGAGGCCGGCCTGCACGCCTATCTGACGCAGTTCCTCGCTCGTGTGTTCGAGCTAGGCAATCTGGTTGCGCGTACCTATCTGATGCTGCCAGTCGCCTGA
- the pdxR gene encoding MocR-like pyridoxine biosynthesis transcription factor PdxR — MEIHIAVEGHHDLSGQIYRQLRAGILEGRLAGGTRLPSTRDLATQLGVSRKTTLDVFERLLSEGYLSARAGSGTFVADGLERLPVERSSHARAVESSRERVRAKTAARAQPLWEDMPERLALPRPLALLPQDFVGGATDKTLFPFEVWRRCVNRALRAQSRGPGTYRDAAGEQELRLAISRYLAFNRAVASNWEDVIVTQGAQHALDLLARISLRAGEVAAIEDPGYSPAHACLKATGARVVPVPVDAEGLIVSKLPDKARLVYVTPSHQFPLGMPMSLERRVELLEWAQKRGAVIIEDDYDCEYRFEGRAMEPLKSLDRAGLVAYVGTFSKTIFPELRVGYVVPPASLYGPLLKARQITDWHGCTLTQTALASFMLNGDFAKHLRRMHKIYAARRAMLLAHLHGGLAPWFEPIVPTAGIHMAARLKAPLTEQALVSAAREASIGLYGLAAFHLRVKAQPGLIFGYGNIAVEDIDAALTKLAGILPRLVQ, encoded by the coding sequence ATGGAAATCCATATCGCGGTCGAAGGGCATCACGATCTGTCCGGACAGATCTATCGGCAATTGCGCGCCGGCATTCTCGAAGGGCGCCTTGCCGGTGGCACGCGCCTGCCGTCCACGCGCGATCTCGCCACGCAACTGGGCGTTTCGCGCAAGACCACACTCGACGTATTCGAGCGGCTGCTCTCCGAAGGCTATCTCAGCGCCCGTGCCGGCTCGGGCACTTTCGTTGCCGACGGCCTGGAGCGTTTGCCGGTGGAGCGCTCCTCGCATGCGCGGGCGGTGGAATCGTCGCGCGAGCGGGTCAGGGCGAAGACCGCCGCGCGCGCGCAGCCGCTGTGGGAAGACATGCCCGAGCGCCTGGCGTTGCCGCGGCCTTTGGCGCTGTTGCCGCAGGACTTCGTTGGCGGCGCGACGGATAAGACGCTGTTTCCCTTCGAGGTCTGGCGCCGCTGCGTGAATCGTGCGTTGCGCGCGCAATCGCGCGGCCCCGGCACATATCGCGATGCGGCCGGCGAGCAGGAGTTGCGCCTCGCGATCTCGCGCTACCTGGCCTTCAACCGCGCGGTGGCGAGTAACTGGGAAGACGTGATCGTGACGCAAGGCGCGCAGCACGCGCTCGATCTGCTTGCGCGCATCAGCTTGCGTGCAGGCGAAGTCGCGGCGATCGAGGATCCCGGTTATTCGCCGGCCCATGCGTGCCTGAAGGCCACCGGCGCGCGCGTGGTGCCCGTGCCGGTGGATGCGGAAGGCCTGATCGTGAGCAAGCTGCCGGACAAGGCGCGGCTCGTCTACGTGACGCCTTCGCATCAGTTTCCGCTCGGCATGCCGATGAGTCTGGAGCGCCGCGTCGAATTGCTCGAATGGGCGCAGAAGCGCGGCGCGGTGATCATCGAAGACGACTACGACTGCGAGTACCGCTTTGAAGGCCGGGCGATGGAGCCGCTGAAAAGCCTCGACCGCGCCGGCCTCGTGGCGTACGTGGGCACGTTTTCAAAGACGATCTTTCCCGAACTGCGGGTCGGCTACGTCGTGCCGCCGGCCTCGCTCTATGGTCCGCTGCTCAAGGCGCGCCAGATCACCGACTGGCACGGCTGCACGCTCACGCAAACCGCGCTCGCGTCCTTCATGCTCAACGGCGACTTCGCCAAGCACCTGCGGCGCATGCACAAGATCTACGCGGCGCGCCGCGCGATGCTGCTCGCCCATTTGCACGGCGGCCTCGCGCCCTGGTTCGAACCGATCGTGCCCACGGCCGGCATCCATATGGCGGCGCGCCTGAAAGCGCCGCTGACGGAGCAGGCCCTGGTGAGCGCGGCGCGTGAAGCATCGATCGGCTTATATGGGCTCGCGGCTTTTCATCTGCGCGTCAAGGCGCAGCCGGGCCTGATCTTCGGCTACGGCAATATTGCAGTCGAGGATATCGATGCGGCGCTCACGAAGCTCGCCGGCATTCTCCCGCGGCTCGTGCAATAA
- a CDS encoding transglutaminase family protein, with protein MYLTIRHDTSYRYEATVHYSIQQLRLTPSSGASQVVRRWSIDAPGKLDATFDAYGNVLHTLVINKPHSEIRLHVAGEVDTIPLIDGYLPDPIGPIPLEHFTCSTRLTEADAAVRELAESVPNLASSANLIALSERIVQRVKYNPGVTEVTSTAAQALALGNGVCQDHAHLMLACCRARGIPARYVSGYIEPGDVPHAASHAWVDVWLEGTGWISIDVTHAAFASEIYCRLAVARDYESAAPVRGRRIGGLEEQLKVSVMVSAQQPQ; from the coding sequence ATGTACCTGACGATCCGCCACGACACGTCCTATCGCTACGAAGCGACTGTCCATTATTCGATCCAGCAACTGCGTCTGACGCCGTCGAGCGGCGCCTCGCAGGTCGTGCGGCGCTGGAGCATCGACGCGCCGGGCAAGCTCGACGCGACTTTCGACGCTTACGGCAACGTGCTGCACACACTGGTCATCAACAAGCCGCATAGCGAGATTCGTCTGCATGTGGCCGGCGAGGTGGACACGATCCCGCTGATCGACGGCTATCTGCCCGACCCCATCGGCCCGATTCCGCTGGAGCATTTCACCTGTTCGACGCGGCTGACCGAGGCCGATGCCGCAGTCCGCGAGCTCGCCGAATCGGTGCCGAACCTGGCGAGCTCGGCGAACCTGATCGCGCTGTCCGAACGGATCGTGCAGCGCGTGAAGTACAACCCGGGCGTCACCGAAGTCACCAGCACGGCCGCCCAGGCGCTCGCGCTCGGCAACGGTGTGTGTCAGGACCACGCGCATCTGATGCTCGCGTGCTGCCGCGCGCGAGGCATTCCGGCGCGCTACGTGAGCGGCTATATCGAGCCGGGCGATGTGCCGCACGCTGCCAGCCACGCCTGGGTCGACGTATGGCTGGAGGGCACGGGCTGGATTTCCATCGATGTCACGCACGCCGCGTTCGCCAGTGAAATCTACTGCCGTCTCGCTGTCGCTCGAGACTATGAATCGGCCGCGCCGGTGCGCGGCCGGCGTATCGGCGGGCTGGAAGAACAGCTGAAGGTGTCCGTGATGGTCAGTGCGCAACAGCCGCAATAG